One part of the Alligator mississippiensis isolate rAllMis1 chromosome 3, rAllMis1, whole genome shotgun sequence genome encodes these proteins:
- the DCSTAMP gene encoding dendritic cell-specific transmembrane protein — protein sequence MRSFASLTRHVWELFTSERQPGWKKLLQLFAVCCTASFISSSLLFLGLYSSLTHFPLVTLAIVASVWIALSIALFSSKHVRCFAALFVLSCGLREGRNALITAGTGIVAAGNIQSIFHNIKVLADSITCNIEAEHFALIKHYVEAIQWIYNQIKFSSNPFKDIVSLSDEFNTFYIISDEGFKLRLNTTKQQIQSVTNHISSILAIQPYISQRLFPFMGLFLVVLGTYLFIRKFVSTQSAKFKNIYITKRFIGFDEQQKNQQKPSVLPLNKKERKVYLTIPSLSLTQKEKKNIGCFFLPVFTNLCIWALFAAIDYMVYWLIFSVSKHLQELPEIEVHLKVYYQKNEDNFIINTGKVIQNNFHLKIPLFKHDCIPKPEFPLLSTWIQIGVIIFFLIIFGLFSSILVQLKVLVSSSFYPNIEMTRIRYLHSKLLRSREKPPQKNVKRKLNSFAQTLQFWFPIFQAMGTIRKKEKDMINENKV from the exons ATGAGAAGTTTTGCCTCACTAACTCGACATGTTTGGGAACTTTTCACATCAGAGAGGCAGCCTGGCTGGAAGAAGCTGTTACAGCTTTTTGCAGTTTGCTGTACAGCTAGCTTCATCTCAAGCAGTCTCTTGTTCCTTGGCTTGTATTCCTCCCTAACACATTTTCCTTTGGTTACCTTAGCAATTGTTGCATCTGTCTGGATTGCCCTTTCTATTGCATTGTTTTCTTCCAAGCATGTGCgttgctttgctgccttgtttgTTCTTTCTTGTGGACTGCGTGAAGGTAGAAATGCTCTTATTACTGCTGGCACAGGCATAGTGGCAGCTGGCAACATTCAAAGTATTTTTCACAACATAAAAGTACTGGCAGACAGTATAACTTGCAATATAGAGGCTGAGCATTTTGCCTTGATAAAACACTATGTTGAAGCCATCCAATGGATTTATAATCAGATCAAGTTTTCAAGTAACCCTTTTAAAGATATAGTGTCACTGAGTGATGAATTCAATACCTTTTATATAATTTCTGATGAAGGTTTCAAACTGAGGCTAAATACCACCAAACAACAGATCCAAAGTGTTACTAACCATATTTCTTCTATCCTGGCAATACAGCCCTACATAAGCCAGAGACTGTTTCCTTTCATGGGACTTTTTCTAGTTGTTCTTGGTACGTACCTCTTCATCAGAAAATTTGTGAGCACTCAGAGTGCAAAGTTTAAGAATATTTATATCACAAAGCGGTTCATTGGATTTGATGAGCAGCAAAAGAATCAACAAAAGCCATCTGTGCTTCCACtcaataaaaaagaaaggaaggtgtATTTAACCATCCCATCCCTCAGCCTaacacagaaagaaaagaaaaacataggatgtttttttctccctgtgtttACTAATCTTTGTATCTGGGCTCTGTTTGCAGCAATAGATTATATGGTTTATTGGCTAATTTTTTCAGTCAGCAAGCATCTCCAAGAATTACCAGAGATAGAAGTTCATTTAAAAGTCTATTACCAG AAAAATGAGGACAACTTCATTATCAATACAGGAAAAGTCattcaaaataattttcatttgaaGATTCCTCTGTTTAAACATGACTGCATTCCTAAACCAGAGTTTCCTCTGCTCTCAACATGGATCCAGATTGGAGTCATCATCTTTTTCTTAATCATATTTGGATTATTCTCCAGTATCCTGGTTCAACTTAAAGTACTAGTGTCAAGTTCATTCTATCCCAACATAGAGATGACAAGGATCCGTTACCTGCATTCAAAATTACTGAGATCCAGAGAAAAGCctccacagaaaaatgtgaaaaggAAACTTAACTCATTTGCTCAAACG CTCCAGTTCTGGTTCCCAATATTCCAGGCAATGGGGACAatcaggaagaaagaaaaagacatgATAAATGAAAACAAGGTTTGA